One genomic region from Haloprofundus salinisoli encodes:
- a CDS encoding aminotransferase class I/II-fold pyridoxal phosphate-dependent enzyme, whose product MELPPFELERWLDEYEPQADLMLAESGVRSLPADRFDLDVGELGYVIPTDGDPRFRAQIAERYGRSADEVVLTCGTQEADYLTFMALLDAGDHAVVVSPTYQSLKSVPEAIGSVTEVRTEPPNWDLSVDAVADAIRPETRVVVLTNPSNPTGKYLGPETMEALYDLAADNDAYLLVDEVYRMLADDPHPPAAALGPRAISTAGVSKSYGLAGARVGWTVAEPELADAVRKWKDYTTISPPMLGQHIAKQALGEREAGILRENRDHARENRDRVAAFVDEYDLEWFEPVGVNAFPTVPEGFDSGNAFCRSVFKAESVVLAPGEVFGYPDRFRLGFGLHTTELEEGLERVGRHVENV is encoded by the coding sequence ATGGAACTCCCGCCGTTCGAGTTGGAGCGATGGCTCGACGAGTACGAACCGCAAGCGGACCTGATGCTCGCCGAGAGCGGCGTCCGAAGCCTCCCGGCCGACCGTTTCGACCTCGACGTCGGCGAACTCGGCTACGTCATCCCGACCGATGGCGACCCGCGGTTCCGAGCCCAAATCGCCGAGCGGTACGGCCGAAGCGCCGACGAAGTCGTGCTCACCTGCGGCACCCAGGAGGCGGACTACCTGACGTTCATGGCGCTTCTGGACGCGGGCGACCACGCCGTCGTCGTCTCGCCGACGTACCAGTCGCTGAAAAGCGTCCCCGAGGCCATCGGGTCGGTGACCGAAGTTCGGACCGAACCGCCGAACTGGGACCTCTCCGTCGACGCCGTCGCCGACGCGATTCGGCCGGAGACGCGCGTCGTCGTCCTGACGAACCCGAGCAATCCGACCGGCAAGTACCTCGGGCCCGAGACGATGGAAGCGCTGTACGACCTCGCGGCCGACAACGACGCCTACCTGCTCGTCGACGAGGTGTACCGGATGCTCGCCGACGACCCCCATCCGCCGGCCGCGGCGCTCGGTCCGCGGGCGATCTCGACCGCCGGCGTCTCGAAATCCTACGGCCTCGCTGGTGCGCGAGTCGGGTGGACCGTTGCCGAACCCGAACTCGCCGACGCGGTCCGAAAGTGGAAGGATTACACGACCATCTCGCCGCCGATGCTCGGCCAGCACATAGCAAAGCAGGCGCTCGGCGAACGGGAAGCCGGGATTCTACGCGAGAACCGCGACCACGCGAGGGAGAACCGCGACCGGGTCGCGGCGTTCGTCGACGAGTACGACCTGGAGTGGTTCGAACCGGTCGGCGTCAACGCGTTCCCGACGGTTCCGGAGGGGTTCGATTCGGGGAACGCGTTCTGTCGGTCCGTCTTCAAAGCCGAGAGCGTCGTCCTCGCGCCGGGGGAGGTGTTCGGCTACCCCGACAGATTCCGCCTCGGATTCGGCCTGCACACCACCGAGTTAGAGGAGGGTCTCGAACGCGTCGGTCGGCACGTCGAGAACGTCTGA